Proteins encoded in a region of the Agrobacterium vitis genome:
- a CDS encoding SOS response-associated peptidase, which translates to MCNLYNVTTTRDAVLQFTKAFRDRAGWNEASFDVYPGYQAPIVRVAEDGQREIARATWGMPSPPAYVKNYDSGVTNIRNVGSPHWRRWLGASSRCVVPFTSFAEPDPATKVAGGRVPNAWFAHNENRPLMFFAGFWTPWKGVRKVRDGEQEYELFGFLTTSPNEIVSPIHEKAMPVILTTPAEVDTWLTAPWDEAMHLQRPLPSSMLVIVPPQPKPTSDDEGSLL; encoded by the coding sequence ATGTGCAATCTCTATAATGTCACCACCACACGTGACGCGGTTCTGCAGTTCACGAAAGCCTTCCGGGATCGCGCCGGCTGGAATGAAGCGAGCTTCGATGTCTATCCAGGCTATCAGGCGCCAATTGTCCGCGTTGCAGAGGACGGACAACGCGAAATTGCCCGGGCGACCTGGGGCATGCCGTCACCACCTGCTTATGTGAAGAACTACGATTCTGGCGTCACCAACATCCGCAATGTAGGTTCCCCGCACTGGCGTCGCTGGCTTGGGGCGAGCAGCCGATGCGTCGTGCCTTTCACGTCTTTTGCCGAGCCTGATCCGGCCACCAAGGTCGCAGGCGGGCGTGTGCCGAATGCATGGTTTGCCCACAATGAAAACCGGCCGCTGATGTTTTTCGCAGGCTTCTGGACACCGTGGAAGGGGGTACGCAAAGTCAGGGATGGCGAGCAGGAATATGAACTGTTCGGGTTTCTAACGACGTCGCCGAACGAGATCGTTTCTCCCATTCATGAAAAGGCCATGCCGGTAATTCTTACCACGCCGGCAGAGGTCGATACCTGGTTGACGGCGCCTTGGGACGAGGCCATGCATCTGCAGCGCCCCCTCCCCTCCAGCATGCTGGTGATCGTGCCGCCGCAGCCCAAGCCCACTTCAGATGATGAAGGTTCGTTGCTGTGA
- a CDS encoding 3'-5' exonuclease has protein sequence MSEEEMVRHLSDTGRYRILTKLMPREVVPFPRPEFQLKGIILDTETTGLNWRKDEIIEIGLIAFTFDSNGNIGDVTEVYGGLQQPSVSIPADITRLTDITDEMVAGQSIDMAAVQALIEPADLVIAHNAGFDRPFCEMLSQMFAGKAWACSNAEIDWSSRGYEGTKLGYLIGQAGFFHEGHRAVDDCFALLEVLARDNDGTASIVFAELYQASQRSRVRILAENSPFDMKDHLKARGYRWSDGSDGRPKSWWIEVDEQALDEELSYLRTEIYRYPDADPPIKRLTAFDRFRA, from the coding sequence ATGAGTGAAGAGGAGATGGTTCGCCATCTGTCGGATACGGGCCGCTACCGCATCCTCACAAAACTTATGCCGCGGGAGGTCGTACCGTTCCCACGCCCGGAATTCCAGCTCAAAGGCATCATCCTCGACACCGAGACCACGGGCTTGAATTGGCGCAAGGATGAGATCATCGAGATCGGGCTGATCGCGTTCACTTTCGATTCCAATGGAAACATCGGTGACGTGACCGAGGTCTATGGCGGGCTTCAGCAGCCAAGCGTGTCCATTCCCGCTGACATCACGAGGCTCACCGACATCACCGATGAGATGGTCGCCGGTCAATCGATCGACATGGCCGCCGTCCAGGCGCTGATCGAACCCGCGGATTTGGTGATCGCCCACAATGCCGGTTTCGACCGTCCATTCTGCGAGATGTTGTCTCAGATGTTTGCGGGCAAGGCCTGGGCCTGCTCGAATGCTGAGATCGATTGGTCGTCACGGGGATATGAAGGCACCAAGCTTGGCTATCTGATCGGGCAGGCGGGTTTCTTCCACGAGGGCCATCGTGCGGTTGACGATTGTTTCGCGCTTCTGGAAGTTCTCGCAAGGGACAATGATGGAACGGCGTCCATCGTTTTTGCTGAACTCTATCAAGCAAGCCAGCGATCGCGTGTCCGGATCCTTGCCGAGAATAGCCCCTTTGACATGAAGGACCACCTGAAAGCGAGAGGCTATCGTTGGTCTGACGGAAGTGACGGCCGTCCGAAATCCTGGTGGATCGAAGTCGATGAACAGGCGCTCGACGAGGAGCTTTCTTACCTGCGAACCGAAATCTACCGCTATCCGGATGCCGACCCCCCGATCAAGCGCCTGACTGCCTTCGACCGTTTTAGGGCTTGA
- a CDS encoding ATP-dependent helicase, with protein MTVAYLEKLNEQQRQAVEHGVGLADGQTAGPLLIIAGAGSGKTNTLAHRVAHLIVNGADPRRMLLMTFSRRAASEMARRVERICKQVLGANAGILTDALAWSGTFHGIGARLLRIYAEQIGLNVDFTIHDREDSADLMNLARHELGFSKTENRFPTKGTCLSIYSRAVNSQSPLNDILRQHYPWVASWEEQLRQLFAAYVEAKQAQNVLDYDDLLLYWAQMVSDPDLSDDIGNRFDHVMVDEYQDTNKLQASVLMALKPGGRGLTVVGDDAQSIYSFRAATVRNILDFPSSFSPAADIITLDRNYRSTQPILAAANGVIDLARERFTKNLWTDRQSLERPKLVTVKDETEQANFIVDQVLANRETGMTLKNQAVLFRTSSHSGPLEVELTRRNIPFVKFGGLKFLDSAHVKDMLAVLRFAQNPRDRVAGFRLLQMLPGIGPKTAGNILETIAADPEPLLALAEIPPPPKTGEDWTSFVQLLVGLVKTRDAWPSDIGRARLWYEPHLDRIHEDADTRKADLLQLEQIASGYPSRERFLTELTLDPPDATSDQAGVPLLDEDYLVLSTIHSAKGQEWRAVFMLNVVDGCIPSDLGTGTSQELEEERRLLYVAMTRARDHLALITPQRFFTHGQNAQGDRHVYAARTRFIPATLLQFFEKTTWPKVSPAASERSAQQIRINVGARMRAMWK; from the coding sequence ATGACAGTTGCCTATCTGGAAAAACTGAATGAGCAGCAGCGCCAGGCTGTGGAGCACGGCGTTGGGCTGGCAGACGGCCAGACGGCCGGCCCATTGCTGATCATCGCCGGCGCCGGATCCGGCAAGACCAATACCTTGGCGCACCGGGTGGCCCACCTGATCGTCAACGGGGCCGATCCGCGCCGCATGCTGCTGATGACGTTTTCGAGACGTGCCGCGTCCGAAATGGCGCGTCGTGTCGAGCGGATCTGCAAACAGGTGCTTGGCGCCAATGCTGGCATTCTCACCGACGCGCTGGCCTGGTCTGGCACGTTTCACGGGATCGGCGCGCGACTTCTGCGGATCTATGCCGAGCAGATCGGGCTGAACGTGGATTTCACCATCCATGATCGCGAAGACAGCGCCGATCTGATGAACCTTGCCCGTCACGAGCTCGGATTTTCCAAGACCGAGAACCGCTTTCCGACAAAGGGCACCTGCCTGTCGATCTATTCGCGGGCGGTCAATTCGCAATCGCCGTTGAACGACATCCTGCGCCAGCACTATCCCTGGGTGGCGAGCTGGGAAGAGCAGCTGAGACAGTTGTTTGCCGCCTATGTCGAAGCGAAGCAGGCCCAGAACGTGCTCGACTACGACGATCTGCTTCTCTATTGGGCGCAGATGGTCAGCGACCCAGATCTCTCCGACGATATCGGCAACCGCTTCGACCATGTGATGGTTGACGAGTATCAGGATACCAACAAGCTGCAGGCCTCGGTGCTGATGGCGCTCAAGCCCGGCGGGCGTGGTCTGACCGTTGTCGGCGACGATGCGCAGTCGATCTATTCGTTCCGGGCTGCGACGGTTCGCAACATCCTCGATTTCCCATCTTCCTTCAGCCCCGCCGCCGACATCATCACGCTGGATCGCAATTACCGTTCGACACAGCCGATCCTCGCCGCAGCAAATGGCGTCATCGATCTGGCACGCGAGCGCTTTACCAAGAACCTGTGGACCGACCGGCAATCGCTGGAGCGACCGAAACTCGTCACCGTCAAGGACGAGACCGAGCAGGCGAATTTCATCGTCGACCAGGTGCTTGCCAATCGCGAGACGGGCATGACGCTGAAGAACCAGGCCGTGCTGTTTCGCACATCCAGTCACAGCGGCCCGCTGGAGGTCGAATTGACCCGCCGCAACATTCCCTTCGTCAAGTTCGGTGGCCTGAAATTTCTCGACAGCGCCCATGTTAAGGACATGCTGGCCGTTCTGCGGTTTGCCCAGAACCCGCGCGACCGTGTAGCCGGCTTCCGGCTATTGCAGATGCTGCCGGGGATCGGGCCAAAGACGGCCGGCAATATTCTCGAGACGATCGCAGCCGATCCTGAACCCTTGTTGGCCCTTGCAGAAATTCCGCCGCCGCCCAAGACCGGCGAAGACTGGACATCGTTCGTCCAGTTGCTCGTCGGTTTGGTGAAGACCAGGGATGCCTGGCCCTCGGATATCGGGCGGGCACGCCTGTGGTATGAGCCACATCTCGACCGCATCCATGAGGATGCCGACACCCGCAAGGCCGACCTGCTGCAGCTTGAGCAGATCGCCAGCGGCTATCCCTCGCGCGAACGCTTCCTGACCGAACTGACACTTGATCCGCCAGATGCCACCAGCGACCAGGCCGGGGTGCCGTTGCTCGATGAGGACTATCTGGTCCTGTCGACCATTCACTCGGCAAAGGGGCAGGAATGGCGCGCTGTCTTCATGCTCAATGTGGTGGATGGCTGCATTCCGTCTGATCTTGGAACCGGCACCAGCCAGGAACTCGAGGAAGAGCGCCGCCTGCTCTATGTCGCCATGACCCGCGCCCGCGATCATCTGGCCCTGATCACGCCGCAGCGATTTTTTACCCACGGGCAGAACGCGCAAGGCGACCGGCACGTTTATGCAGCAAGGACGCGGTTCATTCCGGCAACCCTGCTGCAGTTCTTCGAGAAGACGACTTGGCCGAAGGTCTCGCCGGCCGCGTCCGAGCGAAGCGCCCAGCAAATCCGCATCAATGTCGGCGCGCGCATGCGGGCCATGTGGAAATAG
- a CDS encoding GntR family transcriptional regulator → MKKRYEQVARTLTARVAEGVYPLGSTLPSEPALAEELGVSRSTVRAALSELQQLGMVSRRPSLGTRVDSVRPVGSGGGYAQTIETIDALVQYAAKTRRTILDIVDIVADDALAVRLGVRAGSRWLRVSHLRRDPTDMSKPPICYTEVYVDARYAEALRERVQDYPGAYSEIIEEVSGRRVVEIEQTLSASAIPAETAEKLLASTGQPALEITRRYYFGGNDLAEVTISIHPADRFQYTSRLKRIETA, encoded by the coding sequence ATGAAGAAGCGATACGAGCAGGTGGCCAGAACACTGACAGCACGCGTGGCTGAAGGCGTTTATCCACTGGGCTCAACCCTTCCGAGCGAACCTGCTTTGGCAGAGGAATTGGGCGTCAGCCGCTCAACGGTGCGGGCCGCATTGTCGGAACTACAACAGTTAGGAATGGTAAGCCGGCGTCCCTCCTTAGGGACGCGTGTCGATTCCGTTCGTCCGGTTGGAAGTGGAGGTGGATATGCCCAGACGATCGAAACGATCGACGCACTTGTTCAATATGCAGCCAAGACACGCCGAACGATTCTGGACATTGTCGATATTGTTGCGGACGACGCACTGGCAGTCCGGCTCGGTGTGCGCGCTGGCAGCCGTTGGCTGCGTGTCTCGCATCTGAGACGCGATCCCACGGACATGTCGAAACCGCCGATCTGTTACACCGAGGTCTATGTTGATGCCCGGTATGCGGAAGCACTCAGAGAGCGGGTTCAAGATTATCCAGGCGCATACTCGGAAATTATCGAAGAGGTTTCCGGTCGTCGCGTCGTTGAAATCGAACAGACCTTGTCCGCCTCTGCCATACCGGCCGAGACAGCCGAAAAACTTCTGGCTTCGACAGGTCAACCTGCTTTGGAGATTACGCGTCGATACTATTTTGGCGGCAATGACCTTGCAGAAGTCACAATAAGCATCCACCCGGCCGATCGGTTTCAATATACGTCCCGTCTGAAACGTATAGAAACCGCATAA
- the dinB gene encoding DNA polymerase IV produces MGSAPVRKIIHADMDAFYASVEQRDNPQLRGKPVAVGGSAARGVVAAASYEARAFGVHSAMPSMTAKRKCPDLIFVPPRFDVYRQVSHQIREIFAEYTALIEPLSLDEAYLDVTENLKGMEIATEIALEIRAKIKAATGLNASAGISYNKFLAKMASDLNKPNGQAVITPKNGPGFVEALPVKKFHGVGPATAERMQRHGIETGLDLKSKSLQFLQTHFGKSGSYFYGIARGIDDRQVRADRIRKSVGAEDTFVEDIDDLDPARAELRPLAEKVWRYCEAHDIKGKTVTVKIKYSDFSQATRSRTVAGYVSDIDMILGIAEPLLTSVFPFKHPVRLLGITLSSLNTEESEQTPQLALEL; encoded by the coding sequence ATTGGTAGCGCGCCCGTGCGCAAAATCATCCATGCCGATATGGACGCCTTTTATGCCTCTGTTGAACAGCGCGACAATCCGCAGCTGCGCGGCAAGCCCGTCGCCGTTGGCGGGTCCGCGGCCCGTGGCGTGGTGGCGGCCGCAAGTTATGAGGCACGCGCCTTTGGCGTCCACTCGGCGATGCCCTCCATGACCGCCAAGCGCAAGTGCCCGGATTTGATCTTCGTACCACCCCGCTTTGACGTCTACCGGCAGGTCTCTCACCAGATACGCGAGATCTTCGCCGAATACACGGCGTTGATCGAGCCGCTGTCATTGGACGAAGCCTATCTCGATGTCACAGAAAATCTGAAGGGCATGGAGATCGCCACCGAGATCGCGCTGGAAATCCGGGCAAAGATCAAGGCAGCCACAGGTCTCAACGCCTCAGCCGGCATTTCCTACAACAAGTTTCTGGCAAAGATGGCGAGCGACCTGAATAAGCCGAATGGCCAGGCTGTCATCACGCCAAAAAACGGGCCAGGGTTTGTCGAGGCCCTCCCCGTCAAGAAATTCCATGGCGTGGGGCCCGCCACGGCCGAGCGCATGCAACGCCATGGGATCGAAACCGGGCTCGATCTGAAATCGAAGTCGCTTCAGTTTCTTCAGACGCATTTCGGCAAGTCCGGATCTTACTTCTATGGCATCGCGCGGGGCATCGACGACCGGCAGGTCAGAGCAGATCGCATCCGCAAATCTGTTGGTGCTGAGGATACGTTTGTCGAGGACATCGATGATCTCGATCCGGCCAGGGCGGAGCTGCGGCCCCTGGCCGAAAAAGTCTGGCGCTATTGCGAGGCGCACGACATCAAAGGAAAGACGGTAACCGTCAAAATCAAATATTCAGATTTCAGCCAGGCGACACGCAGCAGGACCGTGGCAGGATACGTGTCGGACATCGACATGATCCTCGGGATAGCGGAGCCCCTGCTCACTTCAGTATTCCCGTTCAAACATCCGGTGCGGCTGCTTGGGATCACCCTGTCATCGCTGAACACCGAAGAAAGCGAGCAGACACCGCAGCTCGCGCTCGAACTCTGA
- a CDS encoding ImuA family protein codes for MLNSAVNPTIADLRERIQRLEGAAVRKGDVLSFGLAEIDAKLPGGGLACGALHEVAGGGADAVHGAAAALFVAGIVARTKGDILWCLTRPDLFAPALAQAGLHHDRVIYVEADREEDVLTNFEEGLRFGGLGAVVAELVRLPMTASRRLQLAAEASGTIGIALRRWRRPTEAADFGQPTAATTRWRISLLPSEPLPVPGIGRARWLAELIRARAGEAAEFEIGACDATGRISLSPHAINGQDQARGSRNFA; via the coding sequence ATGCTTAACTCCGCCGTCAATCCGACAATTGCAGATCTTCGCGAGCGCATACAGCGCCTCGAAGGCGCGGCTGTGCGCAAGGGTGATGTTCTGTCATTCGGTCTTGCCGAGATCGACGCAAAGCTTCCCGGGGGTGGGCTGGCCTGCGGCGCCTTGCACGAAGTGGCAGGTGGTGGCGCCGACGCGGTCCATGGTGCTGCGGCCGCTCTGTTCGTCGCGGGCATCGTGGCGCGCACAAAGGGCGACATTCTCTGGTGCCTGACGCGACCCGACCTGTTTGCACCGGCCCTGGCACAGGCGGGCCTCCATCATGATCGGGTGATATATGTCGAGGCCGACCGGGAAGAGGACGTGCTCACGAATTTCGAGGAGGGCCTGCGTTTTGGCGGGCTTGGCGCCGTCGTTGCCGAGCTTGTGCGCCTGCCGATGACCGCCTCACGGCGGCTGCAGCTGGCCGCCGAAGCTTCAGGAACGATCGGAATTGCGCTTCGCCGATGGCGTCGCCCGACGGAGGCGGCTGATTTTGGACAGCCGACGGCCGCCACCACGCGCTGGCGCATCAGCCTCCTGCCTTCCGAGCCGCTTCCCGTGCCGGGCATCGGGCGGGCACGGTGGCTGGCGGAATTGATCAGAGCAAGGGCGGGAGAAGCCGCAGAATTTGAAATAGGTGCCTGCGATGCCACGGGTCGTATCAGTCTTTCTCCCCACGCTATCAACGGACAGGATCAGGCGCGCGGATCCCGGAATTTTGCCTGA
- a CDS encoding tautomerase family protein — translation MAKGIATIDQKRAVIRRITDMLVEELGRNPEYVFVVIDEIDTDNWGRKGVTLTDLWQRAKTDTDTPLVRDLLGRCIRQNS, via the coding sequence ATCGCCAAAGGAATTGCCACTATCGATCAAAAGCGAGCCGTCATCAGAAGAATAACTGACATGCTTGTCGAAGAGTTGGGCCGCAATCCCGAGTATGTCTTTGTCGTGATTGATGAGATAGACACCGATAATTGGGGTAGAAAGGGTGTCACCCTGACTGATCTTTGGCAGCGGGCAAAGACAGACACTGACACGCCTTTGGTTCGTGATCTTTTGGGTCGTTGCATCCGCCAGAACAGTTAG
- a CDS encoding CHASE3 domain-containing protein yields MDWSWPSLRSNYLTTSVLLRSIPVGIVIASGVIATAWTHNLLSNHQQLVVRTYQIIDTTKDVLIGLDDAETGQRGYLLSGDRRYLDPYEKALTRLTQLRVSLKVSLSDDAGQSARMAKLNVLVAKKLDELKQSIVLHDTEGFGAARALEIKRMEEATMDVIRHVIGEVTEQEKSLLATRQSRVETDETLIRVVAVLVGLASFLTRAGIELYLARRDKHQDQQRVRNEAA; encoded by the coding sequence ATGGACTGGTCTTGGCCCAGCCTGCGTAGCAATTATCTGACGACATCGGTTTTATTGCGGTCGATCCCAGTTGGCATCGTGATCGCATCCGGTGTCATTGCGACAGCCTGGACGCACAATCTTCTGAGCAACCATCAGCAGCTTGTCGTTCGCACCTATCAGATTATCGATACGACGAAGGACGTACTGATCGGTCTTGATGATGCCGAGACCGGCCAACGCGGATATCTTCTGAGTGGCGATCGTCGCTACCTCGATCCCTACGAAAAGGCCTTGACGCGACTGACGCAACTGCGCGTGAGCCTGAAGGTATCTCTGTCGGACGATGCCGGACAGTCCGCAAGGATGGCGAAGCTCAACGTGCTGGTTGCTAAGAAGTTAGATGAGCTCAAGCAATCGATCGTCTTGCATGATACCGAAGGCTTCGGGGCCGCTAGGGCACTGGAGATTAAGCGAATGGAGGAAGCGACGATGGATGTCATCCGGCACGTCATCGGCGAGGTTACCGAACAGGAAAAATCACTTCTGGCAACCCGGCAATCAAGGGTCGAGACTGACGAGACGCTTATCCGTGTTGTCGCCGTCCTTGTTGGACTGGCCTCCTTCCTGACCCGGGCCGGCATTGAGCTCTATCTTGCTCGGCGCGATAAGCATCAGGATCAACAGCGGGTCAGAAATGAGGCCGCATAG
- a CDS encoding type II toxin-antitoxin system RelE/ParE family toxin has protein sequence MSFKLSVEAEEDIIAIAEQGARMFGVDQAKRYHDELFALFDLIAANPRIARERNEIEPAVRIHPFKSHLIVYRVEDDEKIFVVRIRHGHEDWVSISM, from the coding sequence ATGAGTTTTAAACTTTCTGTCGAGGCGGAAGAAGACATCATTGCGATCGCCGAGCAGGGTGCCCGTATGTTCGGAGTAGACCAGGCAAAACGCTACCATGATGAACTTTTCGCACTATTTGATCTGATAGCTGCTAATCCACGCATCGCACGCGAACGGAATGAGATCGAACCGGCCGTCAGAATTCATCCCTTCAAATCACATCTTATCGTCTATAGGGTTGAAGACGATGAGAAAATTTTCGTAGTGCGAATTCGCCACGGGCATGAAGATTGGGTAAGTATTTCAATGTAG
- a CDS encoding type II toxin-antitoxin system ParD family antitoxin — protein MATMNVSLPDPMKDWVEAQARTGRYSNASDYVRDLIRRDQTRNDKIAAMQSFVEAGLQSGVGIRSKDELFAEAMDRASKS, from the coding sequence ATGGCGACAATGAACGTATCTCTTCCAGACCCGATGAAGGATTGGGTGGAGGCGCAGGCCAGGACTGGGCGATATTCGAACGCTAGCGACTACGTGCGCGACCTGATCCGACGCGACCAGACACGAAACGATAAGATTGCCGCCATGCAAAGTTTCGTCGAGGCCGGGCTCCAAAGTGGCGTTGGCATTCGATCAAAGGATGAACTCTTTGCTGAGGCGATGGATCGTGCCAGCAAGTCATGA
- a CDS encoding DUF1127 domain-containing protein gives MNVARTFNNWRKYRQTVTELGRMSTRELQDLGINRADINSVARQSVAR, from the coding sequence ATGAACGTAGCACGCACTTTCAACAATTGGCGCAAGTATCGTCAGACCGTTACCGAACTGGGTCGCATGAGCACACGTGAGCTGCAGGATCTGGGCATCAATCGCGCTGACATCAACAGCGTTGCCCGCCAGTCGGTTGCTCGCTAA
- a CDS encoding IS6 family transposase codes for MTRCSRDPLYRRHRFPAEVIAHAVWLYFRFPLSLRMVEDLLAVRGIIVSHQTVRLWAEKFGRHFANDIRKRSAGRLGDKWHFDEVVITIGGRKHWLWRAVDQDGFVLDVLVQSRRNAKAAKRLMRKLLKAQGRAPRVMITDKLRSYGAAKREVMPGIEHRSHKGLNNLAENSHQPVRRREKIMKRFKSARQLQRFVSIHDPIANLFHVPRHDIPSAHYRELRAAAVDTWRQIARLHAA; via the coding sequence ATGACCAGGTGTAGCCGTGATCCTCTTTATCGTCGCCACCGATTTCCAGCGGAAGTGATTGCCCACGCCGTTTGGCTGTATTTCCGGTTTCCGCTTAGCCTGCGTATGGTCGAGGATCTGCTGGCAGTGCGTGGCATCATCGTCTCTCATCAAACCGTGCGGCTCTGGGCTGAGAAATTCGGTAGACATTTTGCCAATGATATCCGCAAGCGATCTGCCGGCAGGCTCGGGGACAAATGGCATTTCGATGAGGTTGTCATCACCATCGGTGGAAGGAAACACTGGCTTTGGCGCGCCGTTGATCAGGATGGCTTTGTTCTCGACGTGTTGGTGCAAAGCCGCCGCAATGCCAAAGCGGCAAAGCGCTTGATGCGCAAGCTTCTGAAAGCCCAAGGCCGTGCGCCGCGTGTGATGATCACCGACAAACTGCGATCCTACGGTGCAGCAAAGCGGGAGGTCATGCCCGGCATTGAGCATCGTTCTCACAAAGGACTGAACAATCTGGCAGAAAACTCGCATCAGCCCGTCCGACGACGGGAGAAGATCATGAAACGCTTCAAGTCAGCACGACAGCTTCAGCGTTTCGTTTCCATCCACGACCCGATTGCCAACCTCTTTCACGTCCCCCGCCACGATATTCCGTCCGCCCACTATCGCGAACTGCGGGCGGCGGCCGTGGATACTTGGCGCCAAATCGCACGTCTTCACGCCGCGTGA
- a CDS encoding DUF982 domain-containing protein, producing MKPDMFRQPVSILVGLGFPAEISSVMDAYRHLVDWPASMRDTAHSIALKACSAALRGEIEAETARGLFAAFAEKHDLLAPETNPIAASRLRLDKDPHVL from the coding sequence ATGAAACCCGATATGTTCAGACAGCCTGTTTCTATTCTTGTCGGCCTCGGCTTTCCGGCCGAGATTTCTAGCGTGATGGACGCCTACCGGCATCTCGTCGACTGGCCGGCGTCAATGCGAGACACTGCACATTCGATCGCACTCAAGGCCTGCAGTGCCGCGCTCCGCGGTGAAATCGAAGCGGAAACCGCGCGCGGTCTGTTTGCCGCATTTGCCGAGAAACACGATCTTCTGGCGCCTGAAACGAACCCGATTGCCGCGTCACGCTTGCGGCTAGACAAAGATCCGCACGTGCTGTGA
- a CDS encoding Hsp20 family protein: MATSYDYAPLFRSSVGFDRVFNLLENAQRARSISDWPPYDIVKTGDDSYRISIAVAGFTQDDLDITFQSNLLTVIGKKQETSTEDYLHRGIAGRPFEHRFELADHVRVNGADLSNGMLSIDLVREIPEALKPRKITIESAPALASAAPAQIEAQKAA; encoded by the coding sequence ATGGCAACATCTTATGACTACGCACCGCTGTTCCGCTCGAGCGTCGGCTTCGATCGGGTTTTCAACCTTCTGGAAAACGCCCAGCGTGCCCGCTCGATCAGCGACTGGCCGCCCTATGATATCGTCAAGACCGGTGACGACAGCTACCGGATCTCGATCGCGGTGGCGGGCTTCACCCAGGACGATCTCGACATTACCTTTCAGTCCAACCTTCTGACCGTAATCGGCAAGAAGCAGGAGACATCCACCGAGGACTATCTACATCGCGGCATTGCCGGCCGTCCGTTTGAACATCGGTTCGAGCTTGCCGACCATGTCCGGGTGAACGGGGCCGATCTGAGTAACGGCATGCTGTCGATCGATCTCGTTCGCGAGATCCCAGAGGCCCTGAAGCCGCGAAAAATCACCATCGAAAGCGCTCCAGCTTTGGCGTCTGCTGCTCCGGCGCAGATCGAAGCGCAGAAGGCGGCTTAA